In Ananas comosus cultivar F153 linkage group 10, ASM154086v1, whole genome shotgun sequence, the following proteins share a genomic window:
- the LOC109716101 gene encoding uncharacterized protein LOC109716101, producing MDSTVAKRTWHMVRAVYYMLRKGINKRKIMMDLQLLLHRGKIAGKSLRHLMSFHHHHHHHHHPAAASAAFSCLYVDPKASFHAPRDVEFSCSNTPASYPRFYVGKQKHKHPRHDHAAAEIAKVFEILNAEDAGECVSAAATPSPSPFVRQLRITDSPFPLREEEGEVDGAVDRDAEEFIKRFYEQLRLQPRSVGSTPECSRFGRRRTLVGRN from the coding sequence ATGGACTCGACAGTAGCCAAACGTACTTGGCACATGGTACGTGCGGTGTACTACATGTTACGCAAGGGGATCAACAAGAGAAAGATCATGATGGATCTCCAACTCCTGCTCCACCGCGGCAAGATCGCCGGAAAATCCCTCCGCCACCTCATGTccttccaccaccaccaccaccaccaccaccaccccgctgccgcctccgccgcctttTCGTGCCTCTACGTAGACCCTAAGGCCTCGTTCCACGCGCCGAGAGACGTCGAATTCAGCTGCAGCAACACCCCCGCGTCGTACCCGCGCTTCTACGTGGGGAAGCAGAAGCACAAACACCCCCGCCACGATCACGCGGCCGCGGAGATTGCGAAGGTGTTCGAGATACTCAACGCGGAAGACGCGGGGGAGTGCGTATCGGCGGCTGCGACGCCGTCGCCCTCGCCGTTCGTGAGGCAGCTGAGGATAACGGATTCGCCGTTTCCGTtgcgggaggaggagggggaggtggaCGGGGCCGTGGATAGGGATGCCGAGGAGTTCATAAAGCGGTTCTACGAGCAGCTGCGCCTGCAGCCGAGAAGTGTTGGCTCTACGCCCGAGTGTAGCAGGTTCGGGCGCCGCAGGACGTTGGTGGGCCGAAATTGA